The genomic segment CTGGGTGCTGGGGCTGGGCTCGTCCCTGCCCTGCTGATCTGTCTGCTCCAATAGCCTGTCGGAGGACTCGCCCGTGCTTTCCAGTTTGGCGTAGCCTACCAGGCTGATGTGGTCAAGTCTAGGCCAGCTCCTGTTCTTCCGGTCTTTGATGGGCGCCACCAGCAGCACGCCCGGGCTGCCAAGGTCCAGCGACTTGGAGTGACCCGGATTGTGGAGCTGAACGTCTGAGTTGAAGTCGTTCTCGGTGCCTTCTGGGTCCAGGTACGTCTCGCCAGCAGCGACGGACGGAGGCCTGCTGCCTATGTTAATAACAACATGGCCACCCTGGAGGTCATCTCCTCTGGGGGAGACACTGCCGACCCTGGGTGGGAGAGTCCAGGAGAGCCTTGGTGCCTCATCCGGCGTCCCTGCCAGGCTGATCCCCCCCTCGTCGCCCGCCCCCGGAGATGCAGATGGCTTCTCAATGAGGCAGTTGTTCACCTTGATGATGGGAAGTGACCGGGCGGTGGCAGCCAAGGAAATTACAGACTCGGCCCCGCGGGTGAAGGACAGATTGAGGTTCCCCTCCATGGAGTTGCCAGAGTCTGAGCGGACGCTGAGGAGGGACATGGAGGGGGAAACCCCTTTGTGATGGAGCAGCTGGGCTGTCGTCTGGAGCCTGTTGTGCCCGTAGCAGTCGGCCCATTTGTTCCTGGGACTGGAACAGGATTGGAAGCCGCTGGAGGAGAGATCCACCTCGTAACAGCCCTCGACACACTCGGCATTGGCCTTGAGGAGGGGCAAGCTAGTCGTCCTCTGGCAGTACTTGTCCTCCTGGCTGAAGTCCTGGAGGAGGCCCGGGGTCATGGAGTAGAGGCCTTTCTGCATCAACAGGCGGGTCTCCATGTCCCTGTTCTCGTACAGCATGGTGTTGGCGCAGATGACAATGAAGAGGCCGACGCCCATGATGACGGGGCCAATCAGCTTCAGCTTCTCACTGTGAGGGAAGTAGCGGGCCTGGGCAGAGACCTTCACTTCCTTCTTCATGTCCCCCATGCCGCTGGAGTTACCCAGCCTGGCCCCGGGCCCGGCTGCGTGTGGGCCCCGGTGAGGCCAGTAGCCCACAACGGCGATCGTCATGCCGACCAAGACGACGGAGACACCCACCATCACGAAGGCCCCTGAAGGCGAGCGCATCCGGAGCTGTCCCTTCACGGCCCCCTCGGTCGGCGGCTTGCGCCTCAACCTGCGTCTGTGCCTCCGTGGAGGAGGGGCGGGTCCCAGGGGCTTCTTCTCCAGAGGCTCCTGATTTCTCATGGCTCTGCTGGCTTCGGCGCTGCCGGCCGTCATGGCATCCTCCTTGTCAGGTCTTTCTAGAgagtgggggagaaaagagaTGAACAGAAGGCATCACTAGCAGACAGTGGAGAGGAAGGGCTCACAACCGAGGAGCTGGGACATGGTGGCTCATGCAACAggccttccccttcccttctctgcctcctgccTACGTCCTCCTGGAGGCATTTCTCTCCTTTCCACTCAGAAGCTAGACTGGGTGGTGTCTTTCAAACACAAGCGCCTAGCCCATGCCCACCCAAAGCAATGCACATCTGCCTGATGGATTAGTAAGGTTGATTGCATGTATAGCGGAAGAAAACAATGGTCCCCACCCCGAACAGCCCAGCAAATGAAAAGGAGACCGTGAGCATGAATGCCTGTCTGTGCAGGTGAAAATAGCTCCCTGGGCACGTCAAAGCAGCGCGGGCACATGCAAGATTTGTTGGCCCAATTACTGACAGGACAAATAAACAGCCCTTGCTCCGACAATGTTCACACTGAAGTCGTGGTGAGTAAGGACTCAGGCTTTCAGCCTGTACTTTCCATTTCTCCGGCACCTTCTAGGTAGGGATGTCGAAGGATCTTACACGTATTAGCTAAACCTCACAACGTCTCTGGGTGGTCGGTCTCGTTATCCCACCCCAtttgcagctggggaaactgaggcacggagcagggacgGCAAGTCTGCGTGCAACAAAACCCGGgtctcccaactcccagcccAGGATCTTAGCAACAGAGCCAGTCTTCAGGCAGCAAGAAAAATATctccattaaaacaaaacaaagcagcagAGGATCTTGGGAGCGTCACATTTATTCTCCAATCTGCTCAGTTTCCTACTCAAAACAAGTTGTTGTTTTTAACGATCAgcgttatcattattattattgactgCCGCTGAGCCGGGGGTCTGATCACCAAGCTGTGAACTTCCATAACTCTCGAGCAGCCATCGTTAATGGTAATGACCTTCCCATTCCAGACTCAGCCTGAAGCTCTAGTGATGATTCTAGAAGCTGGGCAGAATCTGGCTCGTTTTCCCCCTGCAGCGTCACAGGGCTGACAGCAAGATCTTTGTCAAACTaagctgatgtcttttgaaagaGGCACGGGGGGCAGATCAGTGCAGAGCTAGGGGTCTGGTTTATGGCCACACTTAAACAACCCTCGCCATTAACGCCATGTGAGGGTTTCACAGACCCCATCAGTGGGTGAGAGAAAAAGCTCTTTTCTTATTACAGGGTCAGTGGCAGGAGAACTGAAAGAACGGAAGAGTCTGTCTTACTGACCTTTCTACCATTTACTTCTTGTTCTTTGCTCAGCTTGGGAAGTGGAGCTAGACTAGCCGGTTTTTGCTTTTTGCTCATAGTCAGTTGCATTTCCTCAGTGGTCCTGCATTAGCtcccgctgttgtgtttgggctCCTAGAACTTCAGGGATTGGTTGATATAAAAAAACCTTGTTTTCAATGAAACGTAAGAGTCATAGACTGTAAGCCCAGGAGGATTATTAGAtcatctaggtcagtggttcttaacctggggtgcacgcaccccctgggggtgtgaGATGCCCTCTCTGGGGgggcgagacatgccagattttttagaaggtaaatcattgaaaacacaaattaagcacaggcacgcaagtacaactactttgtttcatcacacctatgtatttattaacattatacattttttaacgattactgtaatatacaaacaaaaaatatagctaggtttaaagaactgacctactttaACGATTTTTGATACGGGGTGCGAGAACCAAAGgggggcaggctgcagtaaagattaagaaccactgatctagtgtgACCTAGGAGAGACTGGTTTCCGAGTGgcggccgtgttagtctgcatcagcaaaaagaatgaggagtccttgtggcaccttagagactaacccatTTATGCCCAAATGaatcaataaataaatttgttagtctctaaggtgccacaaggactcctcattcttttttctaGGAGAGAATATTCACCTCTTCTGAGGcaggcaggatttgaacctggatcACTTGCACATTAAGCAGAGCACTCATCTGCTAAGCTACTGAGAAagtaagaaaataaatgaatatatgGACAGTATATTGGTATGTGCAGTAGGGGCCCGGAGGGCAACTGCCAATATACCCCAAAGGTACCACGTGTGCAAGAAAAACACCCTTCCAGAGCAACACTGAGACGTTCCCCTCAGCGTAGAGCAAAGCCATGGGCTGGCTGTACTCGGCACGCACAGAACAGTTAGCCACGTCTGAGTGGCTTTTCTCCCACGGAGGTACAGCGTGCGCATTACTCAGCAAGTCTTTGTTACATACGCAGGAGCACAGCCTGTTTTCTAGGTCAGTTCTAGAGCTGACTGAACCAGCTGATTACCCCCCAGGCAGATCCTTACCCCAGCTTGTCGGGACGTCAGGACAGTGGCTGGGAGCAGGCTGCTGGGTTAGCAAACAGGCATTGACTGAGCCACGGATGATCAGATTTTGCAAACAAACAAGGGGTTTCAAATCGAACATGCGGAGAATATTTTCCCCCATGTTGTGGATTGAAACTGGGTTTAAAAATAACCCTGCAGCCACATTCCAGCTTGCCAGCTGCCAACATTGGTTGGCACTAAGGAAGTTTGTGTCCACACACCAACTTGGCAGCTAACAGCATCTTGCTCCTGTCAGAGGACTAGGCTGGCACGCGGCTCCTTTCCTGTCACTAGACTGGAATGTAGTATTTATGTGGCACGGACAGgacccccccagcagtgcccgtATGACTGACTTGGCCAGCCCTCCTTTCTCCCTCTGTGTGCATGACTTCCGGGCACTCTATCCCCTGCCGAAGCGGGATTGGAGAACTGCCCAGcttctcccacaatgcaccgaTACAAGCACGCAGGGTGTAGATGCGGACGTGCCGTGGTGCTGAGGCAGCCAAACTATAGCCTGGACCCAGTCTGAATTGTGTTCCTCAAAACGGGTTAAAGAGACCATGCCCTAAATCCCAGCTGTCGACAGAGCGCACACCAGTTCGCAGCCTTCCCCTGCAGAATTGGGAACCCAGTCACAACAGGATGGGGAGTTGCGCACCACAGACAGAAAGTCAAATTGATTAGAAATGAAAAACACACACCAGGAAAGAAGGAAAGCGACCTGCCTAATTTCACTGCCTAATTTGAGCGAAGTGCAAAAAGCCAGCAAACAGCATAACCAATGGAAAGCAAATGAGATGCTAAAGTTCTTCCAATTTTAATCATCTTAAGGCATTATTAGTATCAGAGGGAAGGAATTAAATATACAAGCTTCATGATGACAGTGTGTTCCTGGCCCAGGGCTGTCAAGCTGTGACAATTTGAATGAGGGAGatttaaagggaaaaaacccaacaaaccccACAGCCTACTGATGAGTGAGATTTTAAATCTGCCTTTGAAACATACTGCTAAAGCCTTCATCACATGGGGAAAGGCATTATAAAGGTTGCCTTAACAGTCACCTAAAGTGATGGAGTCAGCCCCAAAATGAGCGAGATTTTCTCCCTTAAAACCGTCTGCTACCAAATGAAGTTACCAGGCATTTTAAATCTTCCCTAATACTTCCTAAGATTACGTTTGCTTCTCCTCAGTGTGCCGTTGTTTATATTGTGTTGtctccagccctctgtggagagcAACTAACCTCAATTACAATCTTAGATTTGACCTACCTTTAAAAAACGACATTCAAACTTTTAAATGTCCTGCTGACAACTCCAAACTCCGTGGATTTTGCAAAGCCTCTTTGATGCTGCTGCAGACTTTGGCTGTTGTAGGGTCGAGTGAAATCCACTCCCCAGAGCGCAGTCCATTGCCTGCAGTTTCAGGGACGAGGATTCTTGTAAATTTCACACATGGTCTTACCATTAAAACACACAATGGGCTGGTCCTATTTTTGGCTGCCAGCCTTGTCAGTGTCTCTTTAAACCTAATTCCCTTCCTATCTCATTTAGCTTCCCCTAAGCTCCGCATGTCGAAGCAGAGACCCAGCTACTTTTCAAGGCAACTGCCTATAATTGCTTGGGGACTAACAAGCATCACACCCAATTGACCCTCATTCCAAGGGTCATCCGTCAGTCGGACTTAAGTTTACCTGTGTCCCACACAGACCGGCTGTTATTCCCACCCTTCATTACTGGAAATGACCTGTGTCAAAAGTGCCCGCTCACAAAGCCAAAACTGTTAAAAAGAAAGATGACAATTGTGTAAGACGGCACCATGTGGTTTGATGTGTCCGGCTCTGCTGCTATGCCCTCTACTCCTCTGAGCCACGATCTGCTACTTACCCTCTGGTTTCCTCAAGCAAGACCTGATTCGAAGCCTGCTGAATtcacgggctttggatcaggcccacggCGTCTCTTGTGCTACACACAGAACGGACGGTGCCAGCAGCTAGTTGTGAAAAGGGTAAGTGAGCTAGTGGCCTTCCGCGCGATGAACTGGGGCTCATCTAGTGCTGGCAAGAGACGCCAGCAGGCCTCTGGTCATCTCCAGACTAGGAGTGTCGTGTgagcttccttccctgccccacgaCCGTGCCTCCATTCCGAGTGGGAGGTCTGGTTGTCCAGGCGGGCGGGGAGTTGATTCTCCATGATCCACTTTGGCTTCTCCACAGCCCTCCAACCAGGCAGCCAACCAGGGAGGTGAGTTCTGCAATGGAGTGCTCCAAAGCTTTCCGTGGTGGGGTGGGCGAGTGCTGATCAGAAGAGGGTGTGTTGCGTTTAAAGGGGTACTCCAGTTTGGTTGGCCTCCCAGAACGGTCTCCATCATTTTATCCTCTGATCCCCAAAAGGCTGTTTGTCCTGCAAATCATCACTGCAAGTGGCATTTCAGGACAAGCAAGAAACAACCCACCCTGCCCCAAAATTTCTTCATGTGACATTCTCCCCCCGCCCACAATGCCCTCTCCTGAGCATAGATGGTATCAACACAAAGCGGCGTGTTTTTAAAAGTTGGAGCATTTAATACTCCTCGCTAGAGATGGCTGTTCCCAGAGTTCAGcaccattatttttattaatagaaTCCCCAAGGGTTACAtaagcttctttttaaaaaaaacccagcgtTGCCATCAGATTCTAAAACTCCCAGACACTGTCACTCGAGTTAATTGATTAATTCGCTATTTTAGCAGGAGCACCAAACCTCACCACGTGTAAAGAGAGACTGAAGCCCCCTCTGTTCTGTGTGGGACCCTACTGCACTCCCTGTAAAAGAGGGGCGTTTGCCCCGGTGTCACTGATGAAAGATGCCCCATCCCTCCTGAAGCGCAGTTTGCTGTGCAGCTTATCGGCTGCTGCCCGccaaccccagaggtggctgcatttcagcagatcTGTATGTCTGCAgtttgggaagggtttggggggtcCCGTGGGATGAAAGCTGCTACAGAAATGGCATTAGCACtatagagtgaggcagcagctcAGCTCCTAGACTGGGCGTTTGGAAGTTAAGCTTCCAATCCCTGCAATGAGCCTTTCATTAAAAATCAGAACTATTTCCCTAATCCCCCATCACATAGACAGGTTGATGGCTCCCCCCCAATCCCTctcacccctctcccctccccacccccacccctactTGCTTAAAATCTTAAGATAAACCTTGGAGGACTTGGCAAAAGCAAACTTGGCATGAAGCACGTGGGCGTTGGGAAAAGCCTCTCTGCAGATCCGCTGCACTATTCTCTTCCCAACACCCCCTGGCTGTGGGTAGGGGCATTCTACTCATGACAGGCCCAGCACCACAGGCCTGGGTTTGCAAAGCGCTACACAACGGCGCGTTAGCTTTCGCAGCAGCCCCCTGGCCTGCTCGGCGGTATAGAATGAGCCCAGCTTGCTGGAAGGAGATGCTGCTCTTCCACACGTCCCTAGCACCGTCCATCCCGTGAGCCCGAAGCGTCCCACGCACTCACCTCGCGGGCCAGGACCGTATCCtgagtttacagatggggaaacagactcGACCGAGGCCTCCCAGTGAGTCAGCAGCAGCGCTGGGAAAGGAGCCCAGATCCCCGGAACCCCTCTCTTCTGCGTTACCCACAAGAAGCAGAGACACAAGGAAGGAGACAGTATTGCCTAGTGGCTAGTGCACTGGACCAGGAGTTAGttgacctgagttctattcctggctctgcctgcagggtgacctggggcaagtcactgcccccttctatgcctcagtttccccatctataaaatggggataacgatactgATGACCTTTGTAAAcggctttgaaatctactgatgacaAGAGTTGGGTATTATCATAAgacttccccgcccccaccgccCCCCAGGAAGAGCCTCAGTCCTGCGGGCAGTATTTAacacaaccccctgctccaaacaCTACACCTGTGGGTGAGCGACCTGGACGAGGACCTGGGGAATCCAATCCCCACTTGCTGGGGAAGGGCAGTTCCGGTTTTCCTCGGCACTTCTGAAGGCGCAGTCAGGCGAGTGGCTCCTGGACCCAGGCTTGCTGCTGTGTGAGAGGAGACTCTGGGGAACCCCTGGTTAAAGTTCCAGATAGAAGCAAGGCCTGGGGTGAGTCCCTTCCTTTCACTGCAGTTCACCCCTGGGTGCTCCCGCCAGGCACGGCTCATCTCTGGGGCTTGTAACACTGCTTCGCAAAAGGGAAGGGTTTTCCTTTGGCCTTTGGAATGAATGAGATTGCCCCAAACAGGCAGGTATGAAGCAAAACTTTCCTTGGGCAAGATACAGTCTCACGGCCTCCTTTCaaaaccttcccccccatccagaCCACACAGGCCGAGCGCTGGGCCGTGCCACCCCCACACTGAGCTGGTTCTTCAAGAACAGGGTCTGTTACGTTTCCAGCGAAGTGCCGCTCACGTGCAAGCTTGTTTGCTCTGCACAGCTGTCTCCCTCCTTGGCTGGAGCGCTAGAAGAAGCCATTGAAGCAGATTCCCCAGTTTCTCTACTTTgcagctcctgcacccccaaaacATTGGAACTGTCACAGGCTCCAGAAGGGAGTTTTCAGAGGAACCCCCTGTTAGAACAGCCCTGGCTAATCTGCAATACTCCGGCATGCAGGCAGCTTTCTCCCGTACCCATGCCCTGGAGCCCAGATGGGATACAGTGCCGCCGTACCAGAATATCGCTATTCCTGGACCTATGCACCGCCACCAGCGAGCCTCATGCCTGCCCCCACAGCAAATCCCCTCAGTGTCCTGGTGAGCCGTGCTAGAGCCGCTCCTTAATGTGCTGCAGGCCAACCAGTTGCTCGCTCCTGGACAGCGAGAGATGCCCAAGGAATGTCGGTATCTCCAGAGAATGCTACAGGACAGGAAGCCTGGAGCTCTGCCTtccttggggaggggagaaagaaatTCCTGGTGCTGATGCCCTAGGTGGAACGGACCCGACCGAGGGGCCCTCTGGCGACCACATGCTCACACTCTTTCTGGGGACACAGCCCAATACCACCCTGGGGACCACTTCCTTGCAAGCCAATTGCCACATCCTCCCATATGCCCAGCATGGCAGTCCCAGGCCCACATGCACCTTGGCTTCTCAGCATTGCCAGCTCTCACCATATCAAAGGTTTTGCTTAAAGCCCCAGGCAGCTCCTGGAGAGGACTGATTGCACGAGCAATTGTGATTGTGGAAGAAGTGACCTGAGTGcatcttaaaggctcaaaaaaccaCATGGCAAATAAAAAGCCCCCCGCATTTCTGATTAGTTTTGAAAATTGTGTGGTTTTTTGCTGGGGGGGACTCTTGCTTTGTGAACTTTGGGGGTTTAATTTACAGTACTGAGGGCACAAACTTGTATGAGCTAAAATTGCTCTGTCAGGCTGGGCGAGCAGGAGAACAAACGGCTAGCGgtctggaggggagggagacgAGAAGAGGAGATGGGATCTGGAGGTCTCAGAAGAAAAATACTTCTCATGATCTCTCATGCGGAGTTAGCTGCCCGGCCGAGcccaagcacagctcagagcCTGATCTCTAGAAATGGGTCTCTAAATCTCCTTTTGCACTCCGCTGTGCAATACCTGGCCCGGGCAAGGCGAGGAGACAGCGATCAGCAAAGTGGTTTACCACTATTCTGGTTCCAGTTCCCGTTCAGGCCTCGTTAGCACCGAGCGCGCCAGagttcaattcttggctctgccattgtCCTCGTCTGTGGCTTTAGGCACGTCGCCCACAATCTGCTTTGTGCTCTAGGGGCCAAGCAGGGTGAGGCTGTGCAGTGCGCGGCCGTTGCGGCGTGCGGTGGGAGTGCCGAGCCCTGAGTTAACAAATGCTACAATGATCGTCCCCTTTGACTGGAACGAATGCAATGTCCCTTTTCCGAGGCATGTGACTCAAGAGAACTGGTCTGTTACGGACAGCGCCCTTCCAACCCCAttagctgggcaggcaggacagcGCCAGACTCCAGAGCACACGTAAACCCTTGTCTTCCCAAGACAAGCAGAGGGAGAAGGTGCCACCGCATTGggtctgtgacgttgtgcagtctatatggttttataaaaacatgataataagtgaatataatgtaactgggatagttttagagaaaatacggtaataagtgaatataatgtaactgggatagttttagagaaaatacggtaataagtgaatataatgtaactgggatagttttagagaaaatacggtaataagtgaatataacgtactgggatatgcttcatgcaaaaggtctcttgtaaggtatcattacaaagcttataatctactgagtgtgatcatccgatttgtataaatgtaccactcttgtatctaaaactagaaatataaaatataactctgaggacctattgtaattatgcaaagtgtgggccattaatgatggtttggaatcttgatgactcccattaaccaggaccattgtctgcagatggctgtttacctgtgagtctccctgtatatgtgtgtgctggcaagtgagtaatgaagtcttgcagtgacatgtgatcatgtcacctgaactggaatccatctttaacctggtgcttttccagtgagggggggtggaaacccagagggacaaagggttcccgccctatgcaaaagatatataaaggggtggaagagaacagagagagagaggagccatcatgaagaatcccctagctatcacctaagctggaacaagagctgtaccaggggaaagaattgtgcccaggcctggaaggtgtccagtctgagaaaaacttactgaagcatctctgagggtgagattatctgtatttagtttgattaggcatagatttgcgcattttattttattttgcttgtgacttactttgttctgtctgttactactttgaaccacttaaatcctactgtctgtatttaataaaatcactttttatttagtaatttactcagagtatgtattaatacctgggggagcaaacaactgtgcatatctctctatcagtgttatagagggcaaacaatttatgagtttgccctgcataaactttatgcagggtaaaacggatttatctgggtttagaccccattgggagttgggcatctgagtgctaaagacaagcacacttctatgagctgttttcgggtaaacttgcagctttgggacaagtgat from the Emys orbicularis isolate rEmyOrb1 chromosome 23, rEmyOrb1.hap1, whole genome shotgun sequence genome contains:
- the TMEM200B gene encoding transmembrane protein 200B; translated protein: MTAGSAEASRAMRNQEPLEKKPLGPAPPPRRHRRRLRRKPPTEGAVKGQLRMRSPSGAFVMVGVSVVLVGMTIAVVGYWPHRGPHAAGPGARLGNSSGMGDMKKEVKVSAQARYFPHSEKLKLIGPVIMGVGLFIVICANTMLYENRDMETRLLMQKGLYSMTPGLLQDFSQEDKYCQRTTSLPLLKANAECVEGCYEVDLSSSGFQSCSSPRNKWADCYGHNRLQTTAQLLHHKGVSPSMSLLSVRSDSGNSMEGNLNLSFTRGAESVISLAATARSLPIIKVNNCLIEKPSASPGAGDEGGISLAGTPDEAPRLSWTLPPRVGSVSPRGDDLQGGHVVINIGSRPPSVAAGETYLDPEGTENDFNSDVQLHNPGHSKSLDLGSPGVLLVAPIKDRKNRSWPRLDHISLVGYAKLESTGESSDRLLEQTDQQGRDEPSPSTQEVGTEMGSWV